The following proteins come from a genomic window of Rutidosis leptorrhynchoides isolate AG116_Rl617_1_P2 chromosome 10, CSIRO_AGI_Rlap_v1, whole genome shotgun sequence:
- the LOC139872672 gene encoding piriformospora indica-insensitive protein 2-like, whose product MGFISRNGVFMIVMVGSIVMCINGETDEYEGVEGIAPMVKTEQDALYSAIQGFVGTWWNGSDLYPDPCGWTPIQGVSCDIIDGFWYVTTLNIGSIHDNSLSCAENAEFRPDLFQLTHLKTLAFFDCFVTPPNSFHSGNWSVFSGSLESLEFRSNPGLTGNIPVAFGQLTKLQSLVLVENGLSGDLPDNIGNLTRLKRLVLSGNRFKGEIGDSYGYLRDLLIMDLSRNSLYGSIPLTFGGLTSLLKLDLSQNQLEGKIPYEFSSLKNLTLLDLSNNKISGGLTKSIQEMSSLEQLVLSSNPIGGDLMNIKWQKLQKLKALDLSSMGLTGQIPESISQIKKLRFLGLNNNNLLGYVTPKLAELADLSALYVYGNNLEGELKFTQGFYGKMGRRFGAWNNSNLCFPVDLVTTNLGPCGVKACYDEVTLDEVNLGDSGSKLSNVNQSLDLYHATSFSSSRYKLDGIVYMLIVVILIIML is encoded by the exons ATGGGTTTTATTTCTAGAAATGGTGTTTTTATGATTGTAATGGTGGGTTCAATTGTAATGTGTATTAATGGTGAAACTGATGAATATGAAGGTGTTGAAGGAATTGCACCAATGGTGAAAACAGAGCAAGATGCTCTTTACTCTGCTATACAAGGTTTTGTGGGTACATGGTGGAATGGCTCTGATCTTTATCCTGATCCTTGTGGTTGGACTCCTATTCAG ggtGTATCTTGTGACATTATTGATGGATTTTGGTATGTGACAACCTTGAACATAGGTTCGATTCATGATAATTCACTTTCGTGTGCTGAAAACGCTGAATTCAGACCCGATTTGTTTCAACTCACACACCTAAAAACGCTTGCGTTTTTCGACTGCTTTGTTACACCACCAAATTCATTTCATTCAGGAAACTGGTCTGTTTTTTCGGGTAGTCTAGAGTCTCTCGAGTTCAGGTCAAACCCTGGTTTAACCGGAAACATTCCAGTCGCTTTCGGTCAACTCACAAAGCTTCAATCTTTAGTGCTAGTCGAAAACGGATTATCAGGTGATTTACCAGATAACATTGGTAACTTGACCCGTTTGAAGCGGTTAGTTTTATCTGGGAATCGGTTCAAAGGCGAAATCGGAGATAGTTATGGTTATTTAAGGGATTTACTGATCATGGATTTAAGTAGAAACTCATTGTATGGGAGTATACCTTTGACTTTTGGAGGGTTGACTTCTCTTTTGAAGCTTGACTTGAGTCAAAACCAACTAGAAGGCAAGATCCCATATGAGTTTAGTAGTTTAAAAAATTTAACACTACTTGATCTTAGTAACAACAAGATTTCTGGAGGGTTGACCAAGTCAATTCAAGAAATGAGCTCATTAGAACAGTTGGTTTTGTCAAGTAACCCTATAGGAGGTGATCTAATGAACATCAAATGGCAAAAACTCCAAAAGCTCAAGGCATTGGATCTTTCGAGCATGGGTTTGACCGGTCAAATCCCGGAGTCTATCTCTCAGAttaaaaagctaagatttttgggtcttAACAATAATAATCTTTTGGGATATGTTACCCCAAAGTTGGCAGAATTAGCTGATTTAAGTGCATTATATGTTTATGGAAACAATCTTGAAGGAGAGCTTAAATTCACACAAGGATTTTATGGTAAAATGGGTAGGCGGTTTGGGGCTTGGAACAACTCAAACTTATGTTTCCCGGTCGATTTGGTAACTACGAATCTTGGCCCGTGTGGGGTAAAGGCTTGTTATGACGAAGTGACGTTGGATGAGGTTAATCTTGGTGATTCTGGTTCGAAATTGAGCAATGTGAATCAGAGTCTTGATTTGTATCACGCGACTTCTTTTAGTTCCTCAAGATATAAACTTGATGGGATTGTGTACATGTTAATTGTAGTTATCCTGATCATCATGTTATGA